DNA sequence from the Cucurbita pepo subsp. pepo cultivar mu-cu-16 chromosome LG06, ASM280686v2, whole genome shotgun sequence genome:
TTTACACAAGCTAAAACTAAGCTAATCAACAGAGAATAAACCCGTAAGCGTGAGATGGAGAGAATGGATATCAAACCGACTCTCCACAAGGTGTTTGTGATTAATTTCGCGTAATAAACAGAGAATTCTTATTCAACCCGCATTTTCACTGAAGCGAAACGGCAAAGTGGAATCCAGAAACAAGCGAAACGAAGTTTGAATACCTGTGGTTATGGCGATCAGACGAACTATGGAGCTAGCAGAGCGGAACTTCAGACATGGAAATGCAGAAGAATGAGGTCAAAGCGGTGAAGCGTGGCGTGGCGGGGAATTTTTGAAGCCATGGACGGGGCGTGgggtaaattttaaattggaaTGAAATGTTGTCCTTATTagcaatattttaataatggtTCAATTAAggttttttaagtttaataaaatttaattttgtatttaataaattctaaccaaatcaaaatttacaaaaaataaataaataaataaataataatgtattaaatatatatttttttaatttactatacttataaatggttaaatttataattttttaagttcgTGAAATAtataatctcaaattttaaaatttataaaccaaacctataatttaattgttagacgaatacgactctccacaatattgtccactttgagtgtaAGCTCTCAcgactttgctttgagcttccccaaaaggtctcacaccaatggagagagtattttttgtttataaactcatgatcattccctaaattagccgatgtgggactttcatcatccaacaccaaTTAACGTGATTTGATCAAATCTTTAAGAACAAGATACGTAATTGATTGCAtagattaataatattaagaatatatattgatttataaGATCtagaatataaatattgatCTTGATTGTCGTGACTATCGAGATCGAGTTTTTGATTAAACTCTCGAAAACCCATATATAAAGGGTATTCTTTAACGTTTAGATAGAGATGAAAATGAAGTGGCAAATTTACTGGTTATCTCATGCTCGGCAACTGAACCAATTAATTTCGAGAAATGAGTTTAAATTGAACTATAATGTATGAAATTCCGTTGAAATCGTATTAACAAaagtatatgtatatattagcATTAAGATGGTCGATATAcatacataaaacaaaaacccacatatatttaataattcaaagtCGATTTAAcgtaattttttcttcataaaatcGACTTTAAAGAATTAAACGCATGATCATGAATGattttattcatttcaaaatcacgAATTCTACTAACATCGGATCATTCTTTGACAGTCTCCAAAACAGAAAGTTGAGTTGGATCAAGTTGTTCGGAGTCGGAAGAGCCTCTGAACAGCAAAACTGCAAGGCTTCCAACACAAAAATAGATGAAGCATCCGCAACAATGTGTCACAAATGACCCAAAATCCGTTCCCACTATGCATTGCCATCCTCCACCGTACATCCCGTCAAATTCCTGCCCAATTTTCAACACAAAATATCAATCGACTCGTTATATATCTATCtcgatttaaaatttttaactatCGTGactgtgaaatcccacatcgattgaaaatgagaacaaaacatttcttataaaaatatgaaaacctctctcaaATAGACTTGTTTTAACAAACGTGAGCctaacaacgatacgtaacgaatcgaaacagacaatatctattagtacTGGACTTGAGATTATAACTATTAGGACTTAGCTGATTGTAACATCAGCTCAACAGCTCGATTCACAGGAGTTATTACTGACATTGACCATTAACTTCGAAAACAagtcataaaactaaaactaaaacattttcatacataacgaacctaaattttacctttttaatgAAACGGGCGATGTCAGTGGGTTCAGTGACATCAAAACTGTCGAGCGCCTTAGCCGCAAGGTCTAGAGCGTCCTGTTGCATGGCCTGCAACATATCCGTCTCTCCGATGATTGCTTTGCCTTCTAACATGGCGGCCAACGGCGGAGTTGGCGGCGGGGCTGTGGCGGATGTGGGCGGAGGGGGAAGGAAGCAGGTTTAGTTATATAGAAGCTTAGGATAAAGTTTGGCTGGTGTGTGGCTCACCCATGTCCATACCCTCTCTATGTGGTCACTAGTGGGTCTTGGTAGAATGATACCA
Encoded proteins:
- the LOC111796659 gene encoding dynein light chain LC6, flagellar outer arm, which codes for MLEGKAIIGETDMLQAMQQDALDLAAKALDSFDVTEPTDIARFIKKEFDGMYGGGWQCIVGTDFGSFVTHCCGCFIYFCVGSLAVLLFRGSSDSEQLDPTQLSVLETVKE